The following proteins are encoded in a genomic region of Hymenobacter siberiensis:
- a CDS encoding putative signal transducing protein has product MSSPDSVVFLESFYEPMAANLARTRLEAAGIPCFLSNENLVSIMPLYSPITGGVRLHVRQSDAEAALEILHDEAVPRATDPDIASFAADAPDPVTPRCPRCGSSDVAYGPATRNTYGFWSGLLSVLLRFPVRGKRFHCFHCGDEFK; this is encoded by the coding sequence GTGTCCAGCCCCGATTCCGTCGTTTTTCTCGAATCCTTCTACGAGCCGATGGCGGCCAACCTGGCCCGCACCCGGTTGGAAGCGGCGGGTATTCCGTGCTTCCTCAGCAATGAGAATCTGGTGTCCATTATGCCGCTGTACAGCCCGATTACGGGCGGCGTGCGGCTGCACGTGCGGCAAAGCGACGCGGAGGCCGCGCTCGAAATTCTGCACGATGAGGCCGTGCCCCGGGCCACGGACCCGGACATTGCCTCCTTCGCCGCCGATGCGCCCGACCCCGTAACACCGCGCTGCCCGCGTTGCGGGTCGTCGGATGTAGCCTATGGCCCGGCTACGCGCAATACGTATGGGTTCTGGTCGGGGCTGCTATCGGTACTGCTGCGGTTTCCGGTGCGCGGCAAGCGGTTTCACTGCTTTCATTGCGGCGATGAGTTTAAGTAG
- a CDS encoding NADP-dependent oxidoreductase: MAKQTKAAFYTEFGGVDKIQVGNLDLPEVKEGEVLLRVKAAGVNPVDSLIREGYLQQMLPAEFPVVPGWDMAGVVEERGHGARRFAVGTGVYGYIRRPTVQHGTFAEYMVVPESYLALRPGSLSWEQAAGIPLAGLTAYQSLFDAGQLQAGQTVLILGASGGVGGFAIQLAKDRGTTVVAVASEPNFAYMKELGADFTVDYRNGSVGDAVKALVPAGVDLIFDCISGDTLTQSLPALKPGGTLVSILHNGQGLDASINFHYVFVEPNTQQLDELRQLADAGKLTVKIAETYPLAEVQEALKQIESHHTTGKIVVVP, translated from the coding sequence ATGGCAAAACAAACGAAAGCCGCCTTCTACACCGAATTCGGTGGGGTGGATAAAATTCAAGTCGGTAACCTGGACCTGCCCGAAGTAAAGGAAGGGGAAGTGCTGCTGCGCGTGAAGGCGGCCGGGGTCAATCCCGTCGATTCGCTGATTCGGGAGGGCTATTTACAGCAGATGCTACCGGCTGAGTTCCCTGTTGTGCCGGGCTGGGATATGGCCGGGGTGGTAGAGGAGCGCGGCCACGGGGCCCGCCGCTTTGCTGTTGGCACGGGGGTGTATGGCTACATTCGTCGTCCCACGGTGCAGCACGGCACTTTTGCCGAGTACATGGTGGTGCCCGAAAGCTACCTGGCCCTGCGGCCCGGTAGCCTGAGCTGGGAGCAGGCGGCCGGTATTCCGCTGGCGGGGCTCACGGCCTACCAGTCGCTGTTTGACGCCGGCCAGCTGCAGGCGGGCCAAACGGTCCTGATTCTCGGAGCTTCGGGCGGGGTGGGCGGTTTCGCCATTCAGCTGGCCAAAGACCGGGGCACAACGGTAGTGGCGGTAGCCAGCGAGCCCAACTTCGCCTACATGAAGGAGCTGGGTGCTGATTTCACGGTTGACTATCGCAATGGAAGCGTGGGTGATGCCGTGAAAGCCCTTGTGCCCGCCGGTGTCGACCTGATTTTCGACTGCATCAGCGGCGATACGCTTACCCAGAGCCTGCCGGCCCTGAAACCCGGTGGTACGCTGGTTTCCATCCTGCACAACGGCCAGGGGCTGGATGCCAGCATCAACTTCCACTACGTTTTTGTGGAGCCCAATACCCAGCAGCTGGACGAGCTGCGCCAGCTGGCCGATGCCGGTAAATTGACGGTGAAAATTGCTGAAACGTACCCGCTAGCAGAGGTGCAGGAAGCCCTCAAGCAGATTGAATCTCACCACACGACCGGCAAAATCGTTGTCGTGCCCTAG
- a CDS encoding PA14 domain-containing protein: MLANVLLLAWWLPGAPAWAQAPLPTGSGLKGDYYEGTNFEKFVLTRRDTTINFNWGQQPPAPGLGAELFSVRWTGWLVPPTSGKYLFHVTVDDGIRLWLNDQLIINEWRGQPLSNYTTAVELRAGEPYRLRVDYCQYSMDTRVFVTWEPPGPRAAQAPSSWRNLWGLAAETPKPEPIPTSFLYANNPRPAAAPTPPKSQPLPPLSGIRPTVAARPRTTPVPAAAPPPQPRVAARPARRPMLPPPQATAPPAPEALVLRADSGGTAQLARLAVGEAVTLPELHFEQGTARLLPPARAALDTLAAMLQKSAGLRLEVQGHTDNVGNADLNRQLSQQRAEAVCRYLTAHGVHTAQLRPVGYGGTQPVADNADPVQRPRNRRVVLRRL, translated from the coding sequence TTGCTTGCTAACGTATTGCTGCTGGCGTGGTGGCTGCCGGGTGCACCCGCGTGGGCGCAGGCACCTCTCCCGACGGGCAGCGGCCTGAAAGGCGATTACTACGAAGGGACGAATTTCGAAAAGTTCGTTTTGACCCGCCGCGATACCACCATCAACTTCAACTGGGGCCAGCAGCCGCCCGCGCCGGGCCTCGGGGCCGAGCTGTTTTCGGTGCGCTGGACGGGCTGGCTAGTGCCCCCGACCAGCGGCAAATACCTTTTTCATGTGACCGTGGACGACGGCATTCGGCTGTGGCTGAACGACCAGCTGATTATAAACGAGTGGCGCGGGCAGCCTCTGAGCAACTACACCACCGCCGTGGAGCTGCGGGCCGGCGAGCCCTACCGCCTGCGGGTCGATTATTGCCAATACAGCATGGATACCCGCGTTTTTGTTACCTGGGAGCCACCTGGCCCCCGGGCGGCGCAGGCTCCCTCGTCGTGGCGCAACCTGTGGGGCCTCGCGGCTGAAACGCCCAAGCCGGAGCCCATTCCGACGAGCTTTCTGTATGCCAATAACCCCCGGCCGGCCGCAGCACCGACGCCGCCCAAGTCACAGCCGCTGCCACCGCTTTCCGGCATCAGACCCACGGTAGCCGCCCGGCCGCGCACTACCCCGGTACCCGCAGCCGCCCCGCCTCCCCAGCCGCGGGTGGCGGCGCGGCCGGCACGCCGCCCGATGCTGCCACCACCCCAAGCTACCGCGCCGCCAGCGCCCGAAGCCCTGGTATTGCGGGCCGACTCGGGCGGCACCGCGCAGCTGGCGCGCCTGGCCGTGGGTGAAGCCGTGACGCTGCCCGAGCTTCATTTCGAGCAGGGCACAGCCCGGCTGCTGCCGCCTGCCCGCGCCGCCCTCGACACACTGGCCGCCATGCTGCAAAAAAGCGCCGGCCTGCGCCTCGAAGTGCAGGGCCACACCGACAACGTGGGCAACGCCGACTTGAACCGCCAGCTCTCGCAGCAGCGGGCCGAGGCCGTATGCCGCTACCTCACGGCCCACGGCGTGCACACGGCCCAGCTACGACCGGTGGGCTACGGCGGCACCCAGCCCGTAGCCGACAACGCCGACCCCGTCCAGCGCCCCCGCAACCGCCGCGTGGTACTACGCCGGCTGTAG
- the metF gene encoding methylenetetrahydrofolate reductase [NAD(P)H] — protein sequence MKVTDHLAQANGKTLFSFEVLPPKKGENIHTLFSNIEPLMEFKPPFIDVTYHREEYVYRHHPNGLLEKKTVRRRPGTVGICAAIKNRFDVDTVPHLICGGFTKEETENALIDLHFLGIDSILALRGDPIKSEGVFKPEPDGHAYACDLIGQVANLNKGEYLDEEQDDTWATNFCIGTAGYPEKHFEAPNYASDIRFLKHKVDRGAEYIVTQMFFDNEEFFKFERKCRDAGINVPIIPGLKPLTTKSQLTMLPRTFFLNIPEILSEAISQCRDNEAARAIGIEWCLNQSRELMAHGVPCLHYYSMGKSESIRRIAAELF from the coding sequence ATGAAAGTTACTGACCACCTGGCCCAGGCCAACGGCAAAACCCTTTTTTCCTTTGAGGTGCTGCCGCCCAAAAAGGGCGAGAACATCCACACGCTATTCTCGAATATCGAGCCATTGATGGAGTTCAAGCCGCCGTTTATCGACGTGACGTATCACCGCGAAGAGTACGTGTACCGCCACCACCCCAACGGCCTGCTGGAGAAGAAGACCGTGCGCCGCCGCCCCGGCACCGTGGGCATTTGCGCGGCCATCAAAAACCGGTTTGATGTGGACACAGTGCCGCACCTCATCTGCGGCGGTTTCACGAAGGAGGAAACCGAGAATGCGCTGATTGACCTGCATTTTCTGGGCATCGACTCCATTCTGGCCCTGCGCGGCGACCCCATTAAGAGCGAGGGCGTGTTCAAGCCCGAGCCCGATGGCCACGCCTACGCCTGCGACCTCATCGGCCAGGTGGCCAACCTGAACAAGGGCGAGTACCTGGATGAGGAACAGGATGATACCTGGGCCACCAACTTCTGCATCGGTACGGCCGGCTACCCCGAAAAGCATTTCGAGGCCCCCAATTATGCCTCCGATATCCGCTTCCTGAAGCATAAGGTGGACCGAGGCGCCGAATACATCGTGACCCAGATGTTTTTCGACAACGAGGAGTTTTTCAAGTTTGAGCGGAAGTGTCGCGACGCGGGCATCAACGTGCCCATCATTCCGGGGCTGAAGCCGCTCACCACCAAAAGCCAACTCACGATGCTGCCGAGGACCTTTTTCCTCAACATTCCGGAAATCTTGTCGGAGGCCATCAGCCAGTGCCGCGACAACGAGGCGGCCCGCGCCATCGGCATCGAGTGGTGCCTCAACCAGAGCCGCGAGCTGATGGCCCACGGCGTGCCCTGCCTGCACTATTACTCCATGGGCAAGTCGGAAAGCATCCGGCGCATTGCGGCCGAGCTATTTTAA
- the metH gene encoding methionine synthase: protein MPTATLAAPSPLPEILRQRLLILDGAMGTMIQRHPLTEEDFRGARFADHPKPLRGNNDLLSLTRPDIIKGIHAEYFAAGADMVETNTFSGTTIAQADYGLEHVVYELNYESARLAREAADEYSTPERPRFVAGAVGPTNRTASLSPDVNRPGYRAVTFDELATAYLEQVHGLVDGGVDTLLIETIFDTLNAKAALYAVQKFFDEGGRVVPIMISGTITDASGRTLSGQTVEAFWNSIRHLPLLSVGLNCALGADQLRQYVQELSRISDVHISAYPNAGLPNAFGGYDESAQEFASLVEEYLKEGIVTVVGGCCGTTPQHIAELSRLAERYKPRQLPAEIAVATHLSGLEPFAIKPESLFVNVGERCNVTGSRAFARLIRTGAYEEALAVARVQVEEGAQVLDVNMDEGMLDSEQAMTTFLHLIASEPDIARVPVMIDSSKWSVLEAGLKCVQGKSIVNSISLKEGEELFLQRARTVRQYGAAMVVMAFDEDGQADSLERRKEICQRSYDLLMSIDFPPTDIIFDPNILIVGTGMEEHRNYAVDFIESVRWIKANLPGALTSGGVSNISFSFRGNDAVREAMHTAFLYHAIRAGLDMGIVNPGQLGVYDEIEPTLLALAEDVLLNRRADATERLLEFADTVKQKGKVEVVADAWRSLPVQERLAHALVKGITEFIDEDTEAARLELARPLNVIEGPLMAGMNVVGDLFGAGKMFLPQVVKSARVMKKAVAYLEPYLLADKQGGDRQTAGKILMATVKGDVHDIGKNIVGVVLACNNFDIIDLGVMVPLEKILDEAQKQQVDVIGLSGLITPSLDEMVYVAQAMEKRGLKIPLLIGGATTSRLHTAVKIAPSYSGPVVHVNDASRSVGVAAGLLGSSERAYAQTVADDYAALRADYASRQRDKSYLSIEAARANGVKSDWNTVSITKPTFLGTKVLEDYDLAELARYIDWTPFFHTWELKGRYPRILEDATLGEAATKLFADAQAMLTKIIDEKLLTARAVLGFWPVNTKGSDTIEIYADDTRDAVATEFFTLRQQGEKGPSIPNIAFSDFLAPKESGRADYMGGFAVTAGIGIEKLIEQFDADHDDYSSIMVKALADRLAEAFAERLHERVRREFWGYAPDEHLSSEDLVQEKYRGVRPAPGYPGCPDHTEKITLFQLLDAGAKTGITLTENLAMYPASSVSGMYYAHPDSRYFGLGRIGKDQVADIAQRKGMELPELERWLMPNLNYEPKA, encoded by the coding sequence ATGCCCACTGCCACTCTCGCCGCCCCCTCCCCTCTTCCCGAAATCCTGCGCCAGCGCCTGCTGATTCTCGACGGCGCCATGGGCACCATGATTCAGCGCCACCCGCTCACGGAGGAGGACTTCCGGGGTGCCCGTTTCGCCGACCATCCCAAGCCGTTGCGCGGCAACAACGACCTGCTGAGCCTGACGCGGCCCGACATCATCAAAGGCATTCACGCTGAGTACTTCGCGGCCGGGGCCGACATGGTGGAAACCAACACTTTCAGCGGCACCACCATTGCGCAGGCCGACTACGGCCTGGAGCACGTGGTTTATGAGCTGAACTACGAGTCGGCCCGCCTGGCCCGCGAGGCGGCCGACGAATACAGCACGCCCGAGCGCCCGCGCTTCGTGGCCGGGGCCGTGGGCCCCACCAACCGCACCGCCTCGCTCTCGCCCGACGTGAACCGGCCCGGCTACCGCGCCGTGACGTTTGATGAGCTAGCCACCGCCTACCTGGAGCAGGTGCACGGCCTCGTGGACGGTGGCGTGGACACGCTCCTCATCGAAACCATTTTCGATACGCTGAACGCCAAGGCAGCCCTCTACGCCGTGCAGAAGTTCTTCGACGAGGGCGGCCGCGTGGTGCCCATCATGATTTCGGGCACCATCACCGATGCCTCCGGCCGCACGCTAAGCGGCCAGACGGTGGAGGCTTTCTGGAACAGCATCCGCCACCTGCCGCTGCTGAGCGTGGGCCTGAACTGCGCCCTCGGCGCCGACCAGCTCCGCCAGTACGTGCAGGAGCTGAGCCGCATTTCCGACGTGCACATCTCGGCCTACCCCAACGCCGGCCTGCCCAACGCCTTTGGCGGCTACGACGAATCGGCCCAGGAATTTGCCAGCTTAGTAGAGGAGTATTTGAAAGAAGGCATCGTGACGGTGGTGGGCGGCTGCTGCGGCACCACGCCCCAGCACATTGCCGAGCTGAGCCGACTGGCCGAGCGGTACAAGCCGCGCCAGCTGCCGGCCGAAATTGCCGTCGCCACGCACCTCAGCGGCCTCGAGCCGTTCGCCATCAAGCCCGAAAGCCTGTTTGTGAACGTGGGCGAGCGCTGCAACGTGACCGGCTCCCGCGCCTTCGCTCGCCTAATTCGCACCGGTGCCTATGAAGAAGCGCTGGCCGTGGCCCGCGTGCAGGTGGAAGAAGGGGCCCAGGTGCTCGACGTGAACATGGACGAAGGCATGCTCGACTCGGAGCAGGCCATGACCACCTTCCTGCACCTAATCGCCTCGGAGCCAGACATTGCGCGGGTGCCGGTGATGATTGACTCCTCGAAGTGGAGCGTGCTGGAAGCCGGCCTGAAATGCGTACAGGGTAAGAGCATCGTGAACTCGATTTCGCTGAAAGAGGGCGAGGAATTATTCCTGCAGCGGGCCCGCACCGTGCGCCAGTACGGGGCCGCCATGGTGGTGATGGCCTTCGACGAAGACGGTCAGGCCGATTCGCTGGAACGCCGCAAGGAAATCTGCCAGCGCAGCTACGACCTGCTGATGAGCATCGATTTCCCGCCCACCGACATCATTTTCGACCCCAACATCCTCATCGTCGGCACCGGCATGGAGGAGCACCGCAACTACGCCGTCGACTTCATCGAGTCGGTGCGCTGGATTAAAGCCAACCTGCCCGGGGCCCTCACCAGCGGCGGGGTGTCGAACATTTCGTTCTCGTTCCGCGGCAACGATGCGGTGCGCGAGGCCATGCACACGGCCTTCCTCTACCACGCCATCCGGGCCGGGCTCGACATGGGCATTGTGAACCCCGGCCAGCTCGGGGTGTACGATGAGATTGAGCCCACCCTGCTGGCCCTGGCCGAAGACGTGCTGTTGAACCGCCGCGCCGACGCCACTGAGCGCCTGCTCGAATTTGCCGACACGGTGAAGCAGAAGGGCAAAGTGGAAGTGGTGGCCGACGCCTGGCGCAGCCTGCCGGTGCAGGAGCGCCTGGCGCACGCGCTGGTGAAGGGCATTACCGAGTTTATCGACGAGGATACCGAGGCCGCCCGCCTGGAGCTGGCACGGCCCCTGAACGTGATTGAGGGCCCGCTGATGGCCGGCATGAACGTGGTAGGCGACCTGTTCGGGGCCGGCAAGATGTTCCTGCCGCAGGTGGTGAAATCGGCCCGCGTGATGAAGAAAGCGGTGGCCTATCTGGAGCCGTATTTGCTGGCCGACAAGCAGGGCGGCGACCGCCAGACGGCCGGCAAAATCCTGATGGCCACCGTGAAAGGCGACGTGCACGACATCGGCAAGAACATTGTGGGCGTGGTGCTAGCCTGCAACAACTTCGACATCATCGACCTCGGCGTGATGGTGCCGCTGGAGAAAATTCTAGATGAAGCCCAGAAGCAGCAGGTGGACGTGATTGGCCTGTCGGGCCTCATCACGCCCTCGCTCGATGAGATGGTGTACGTGGCCCAGGCCATGGAAAAGCGCGGCCTGAAAATCCCCCTGCTCATTGGTGGGGCCACCACTTCGCGGCTACACACGGCCGTGAAAATTGCGCCGTCCTACAGCGGCCCGGTGGTACACGTGAACGACGCTTCGCGCTCGGTGGGCGTGGCGGCCGGCCTGCTCGGCTCGAGCGAGCGCGCCTACGCCCAAACCGTGGCCGACGACTACGCCGCCCTGCGTGCCGATTACGCCAGCCGCCAGCGCGACAAAAGCTACTTAAGTATCGAGGCTGCCCGCGCCAACGGCGTGAAATCGGACTGGAACACGGTTTCGATTACTAAGCCCACTTTCCTGGGCACCAAAGTACTGGAAGACTACGACCTGGCCGAGCTGGCCCGCTATATCGACTGGACGCCCTTCTTCCACACCTGGGAGCTGAAAGGGCGCTACCCGCGCATTCTGGAAGATGCCACGCTGGGCGAGGCGGCCACCAAGCTGTTTGCCGATGCGCAGGCCATGCTCACCAAAATCATTGATGAGAAATTGCTCACGGCCCGCGCCGTGCTGGGCTTCTGGCCGGTCAATACCAAGGGCTCCGACACCATCGAAATCTACGCGGATGATACCCGCGACGCGGTAGCCACCGAGTTTTTCACCCTGCGCCAGCAGGGAGAGAAAGGCCCCAGCATCCCCAACATCGCCTTTTCCGACTTCCTGGCCCCCAAAGAATCGGGCCGCGCCGACTACATGGGCGGTTTCGCCGTGACGGCCGGCATCGGCATCGAGAAGCTGATTGAGCAGTTCGACGCCGACCATGACGACTACTCCAGCATCATGGTGAAAGCCCTGGCCGACCGCCTGGCCGAGGCCTTCGCCGAGCGCCTGCACGAGCGGGTGCGCCGCGAGTTCTGGGGTTACGCGCCCGACGAGCACCTGAGCAGCGAGGACCTGGTGCAGGAGAAATACCGCGGCGTGCGCCCCGCCCCCGGCTATCCCGGCTGCCCCGACCACACCGAGAAAATCACCCTGTTCCAACTGCTCGACGCGGGTGCCAAAACCGGCATCACGCTCACTGAGAACCTGGCCATGTACCCGGCCTCATCGGTGAGCGGCATGTACTACGCCCACCCCGACTCGCGCTACTTCGGCCTGGGCCGCATTGGCAAGGACCAGGTGGCGGATATCGCGCAGCGCAAAGGCATGGAACTGCCGGAGCTGGAGCGCTGGCTGATGCCGAATTTGAACTACGAACCGAAGGCTTAG
- a CDS encoding LytR/AlgR family response regulator transcription factor produces the protein MLSCLIIDDEQGAIDILSTFIEKTPFLNLEGTTSSPIEALSIIENQTIDLVFLDIHMPQISGLDFMPLIKGRTKVILTTAYSEFAVKGFELEALDYLLKPIAFERFLKAAQKALNANIEPSARWQPAEKEDDYIFVKTESKGKMMKVNFADIMYIEGMKNYLSINTKEDQVVTLLNIKDLEERLPARQFMRVHKSYIVSINKIKAIDGNQILFTDMKAYVPLGDTYRSAFFEALNQKMMGGKK, from the coding sequence ATGCTTTCTTGTTTAATTATAGATGATGAGCAAGGTGCCATTGATATCCTGAGCACTTTCATCGAGAAGACCCCGTTTTTGAATTTGGAGGGTACTACTTCGAGTCCCATTGAGGCACTTAGTATCATCGAAAACCAGACAATTGACCTGGTGTTCCTGGATATTCACATGCCGCAAATTTCAGGGCTTGACTTTATGCCGCTCATCAAGGGCCGCACCAAGGTTATTCTGACGACAGCTTATAGCGAGTTTGCCGTGAAAGGATTTGAGCTGGAGGCGCTGGACTACCTGCTCAAGCCTATCGCCTTCGAACGATTTTTGAAAGCAGCCCAGAAAGCCCTGAATGCCAATATCGAACCTTCGGCGCGCTGGCAACCCGCCGAAAAAGAAGACGACTACATCTTTGTCAAAACAGAGAGTAAGGGAAAAATGATGAAGGTTAATTTTGCCGACATCATGTATATCGAAGGGATGAAGAATTATTTGTCCATCAATACGAAAGAAGACCAGGTTGTTACACTTTTAAATATCAAGGATTTAGAAGAGCGGTTGCCGGCCCGGCAGTTTATGCGGGTCCATAAATCGTACATCGTATCCATCAATAAAATCAAAGCCATTGATGGCAACCAGATTCTGTTTACCGATATGAAAGCCTACGTTCCGCTGGGCGATACCTACCGCAGCGCCTTTTTTGAAGCCTTGAACCAGAAAATGATGGGCGGGAAGAAATAA
- a CDS encoding lantibiotic dehydratase produces MPHAYQFHPQLILRTPTRPFDEHIAEATLTRLLHDDHFMEALYLASPVLWAECQKWQQGELTDIRRLDKLRRSLSRYYVRATTRCTPFGLFAGCAVVQWGATTKLIAAPEKAGRHTRLDMHYLCALAQQLAAHEAIRPQLRYWPNSSLYLTGGAFRYLEYYYLNGARVNQLSALEASPYLLRVLTAAQNGQSYTELVALLLDDDDDDATDPAEATQFVEELIDSQVLVHELEPTVTGEEFFYRIQAVLNRVQQTKASPELAAIIDLLEVVRQQVQALDQAAVNSPASYEAIATLLAPLGIEADASKLFQIDTIVGMAPEPTLAATLQTELLEALRVLSHLTAPPTNPRLDDFRRRFYARYEDREVALVEALDNERGLSYTDYGSSTYSPLTHDLTLPKTAASGTAPALSEVQQFMRQKLWQAQQQQAYSLSITEAELKGFAPAGQPLPPSLAVVFRLLADGRILLESAAGSSAVNLLGRFAHAEPAIEQLVREVTAQEQQQNPNVAFAEICHLPASRVGNVLLRHSFRALEIPYLAQSALPVTEQVMVQDMLISVKGGQLVLRSRKTNQTIIPRLSTAHNFSGEALPMYQFLCDLQTQGLQPRLGFSWQSIAAGARFLPRLNYQNVVLEPASWYFESADVQTLLTSTAISFTDIWQKFRKQWQLPRLFVLVEGDNELLIDADNDLLVRIWLDAIRKLSNFRLKEFLGNPAASPVHDATGRPYAQQFIGLLVHQHASYPAPAPKQKLPETTVQRAFILGTEWLYYKLYCGQKIADQVLLTIIHPLTQELLAQGLIDNWFFIRYSDPDNHLRVRFHLPQPQQIGHVIQRIQAYLAPLSADGSIWKIQTETYQRELERYGPSAIALTEALFGYQSTALLHMLLATEQQPDTAPDNWLWGLGAIEELLNAFGYCLAQKVLLLESMRDTFAREFALDKDLKLQLATKYRNARPAIQQALAQAATTALPAALVAIAQQINTLAAEGRLVVAKNQLMSSYLHMLLNRLIPAEARLHELVLYDFLYRHYAALQAMQKRP; encoded by the coding sequence GGCCACTACTCGCTGCACCCCGTTTGGGTTGTTTGCCGGGTGCGCGGTAGTGCAGTGGGGCGCTACTACTAAGCTCATCGCCGCGCCCGAAAAGGCGGGCCGCCACACGCGCCTCGACATGCATTACCTGTGTGCGCTGGCGCAGCAGCTAGCCGCCCATGAGGCCATCCGGCCGCAGCTGCGCTACTGGCCCAACAGCAGTCTCTACCTCACGGGAGGCGCATTTCGCTACCTCGAATACTACTATCTCAACGGGGCGCGCGTGAATCAACTAAGTGCCCTGGAAGCCAGCCCTTACCTGCTGCGGGTACTAACGGCCGCGCAGAACGGCCAGTCCTATACCGAGCTGGTCGCCCTGCTGCTGGATGATGATGATGATGATGCGACCGACCCTGCCGAAGCCACGCAGTTTGTGGAGGAGCTGATTGATAGCCAGGTACTGGTGCACGAACTGGAGCCCACGGTTACGGGTGAGGAGTTCTTCTACCGCATCCAGGCCGTGCTTAATCGGGTGCAGCAAACGAAGGCCAGTCCCGAGCTGGCCGCTATTATCGACTTGCTGGAGGTGGTACGGCAACAGGTGCAGGCCCTGGACCAGGCCGCCGTTAATTCTCCGGCCAGCTATGAAGCCATTGCGACGCTGCTGGCCCCCCTGGGCATAGAGGCAGATGCCAGCAAGCTATTTCAGATTGATACCATCGTGGGCATGGCACCGGAGCCAACGCTGGCCGCCACGCTGCAAACAGAGCTCCTGGAGGCCTTGCGCGTACTATCACACCTCACTGCCCCGCCCACCAATCCCCGCCTCGATGACTTTCGCCGACGCTTCTACGCCCGCTACGAAGACCGCGAAGTAGCATTGGTAGAAGCGCTTGACAACGAACGGGGCTTGTCATACACCGACTACGGCAGCAGTACCTACTCCCCGCTGACGCACGACTTGACCCTGCCCAAAACCGCCGCTTCGGGCACCGCCCCGGCGCTAAGCGAGGTGCAGCAATTTATGCGTCAGAAGCTGTGGCAGGCCCAGCAGCAGCAGGCGTACAGCCTCAGTATTACCGAAGCCGAGCTAAAAGGCTTTGCCCCGGCGGGCCAGCCGTTGCCGCCTTCGCTGGCCGTTGTATTCCGCCTGCTTGCTGACGGGCGTATTTTGCTGGAGAGCGCCGCCGGCTCCAGCGCCGTCAACCTGCTGGGGCGCTTCGCGCACGCCGAGCCGGCCATCGAGCAGCTGGTGCGCGAGGTAACCGCGCAGGAGCAACAGCAGAACCCGAACGTTGCATTTGCCGAAATATGTCACCTGCCCGCCAGCCGGGTTGGCAATGTGTTGCTGCGCCACAGCTTCCGGGCCCTCGAAATCCCCTACCTGGCGCAGTCGGCCCTGCCTGTTACGGAGCAGGTAATGGTGCAGGACATGCTTATCTCGGTGAAAGGAGGGCAGTTGGTCCTGCGCTCGCGCAAAACCAACCAGACCATCATTCCCCGGCTGAGCACAGCGCATAATTTCTCGGGCGAGGCGCTACCGATGTACCAGTTTTTGTGCGACCTACAGACCCAGGGCCTCCAACCCCGGTTAGGTTTCAGCTGGCAGTCAATCGCCGCCGGAGCGCGGTTCCTGCCCCGGCTCAACTACCAAAATGTAGTACTGGAGCCGGCTTCCTGGTATTTCGAGTCGGCCGATGTACAAACCTTGCTAACCAGTACAGCCATCTCTTTTACAGATATCTGGCAAAAATTTCGCAAACAGTGGCAGCTACCGCGCTTGTTTGTGCTCGTCGAGGGGGATAACGAGCTGCTGATTGATGCCGACAATGACTTGTTGGTCCGAATCTGGCTCGATGCCATCCGGAAGCTGAGTAATTTCCGGCTGAAGGAGTTTTTAGGGAATCCGGCGGCCAGCCCTGTCCACGATGCTACCGGCAGGCCCTACGCCCAGCAGTTCATTGGGCTGCTGGTACACCAGCACGCCAGCTACCCGGCCCCGGCGCCCAAACAAAAGTTACCTGAAACAACCGTGCAGCGAGCGTTTATCCTCGGCACGGAATGGCTCTACTACAAGCTATACTGCGGCCAAAAGATTGCCGACCAGGTGCTGCTCACCATCATTCACCCGTTAACGCAGGAGTTGCTGGCCCAGGGCCTCATCGACAATTGGTTTTTTATCCGCTATTCCGACCCCGACAATCACCTGCGCGTACGCTTCCACCTCCCGCAGCCCCAGCAAATTGGCCACGTCATTCAGCGCATTCAAGCCTACCTGGCCCCTCTGAGCGCCGATGGCTCCATTTGGAAAATCCAGACCGAGACCTACCAGCGGGAGCTGGAACGCTACGGCCCCAGCGCCATAGCGCTCACCGAAGCCTTATTCGGCTACCAAAGCACTGCCCTCCTGCATATGCTACTCGCTACCGAGCAGCAGCCCGATACGGCGCCCGATAATTGGCTGTGGGGGCTGGGGGCCATCGAAGAGCTCCTCAATGCCTTCGGGTATTGCCTGGCCCAAAAGGTGCTGCTGCTGGAAAGCATGCGGGATACCTTCGCCCGCGAATTCGCTCTGGATAAGGACTTAAAGCTGCAGCTTGCCACTAAGTACCGCAATGCTCGCCCGGCAATTCAGCAGGCTCTGGCACAGGCAGCAACCACGGCGCTGCCGGCGGCGCTAGTCGCCATCGCCCAACAAATCAACACGCTGGCAGCTGAAGGCCGCCTGGTAGTGGCCAAAAACCAGCTCATGAGCTCCTACCTGCATATGTTGCTCAATCGGCTGATTCCGGCCGAGGCAAGGCTGCATGAGCTGGTGCTTTACGATTTTCTGTATCGGCACTACGCTGCCCTGCAGGCTATGCAAAAACGGCCATAG